In one Lycium barbarum isolate Lr01 chromosome 7, ASM1917538v2, whole genome shotgun sequence genomic region, the following are encoded:
- the LOC132601484 gene encoding uncharacterized protein LOC132601484, which yields MAPFEALYGRRCRSPIGWLVDFKVLPWGTDLLREALDKAKLIQEKLLVAQSRQKIYADLKVRDSEFMEGERVLLKISAMKGVMRFRKRGKLSSRFIGPFEIIRHVGVVDYDLALPPGLSGDHPVFYVSMLKRYHSDGSYIICWDSILLDENLFYGEEPIAILDRQVRKLSSKEIASIKVQWKHCPVEEATWETEFDMHSGYP from the coding sequence ATGGCGCCGTtcgaagccttatatggtaggaggtgtcgttctcctattgggtggcTTGTTGATTTTAAGGTTCTaccttggggtacagatttgCTGAGGGAGGCTTTGGATAAGgcgaagcttattcaggaaaagcttctagtagctcagagtagacaaaagatATATGCGGACCTGAAGGTTCGAGATTCAGAGTTTATGGAGGGTGAGCGGGTTCTTCTAAAGATTTCagccatgaagggtgttatgcgatttaggaagaggggaaagttgagcTCGAGGTTTATTGGTCCATTCGAGATTATCCGTCATGTTGGTGTTGTTGATTATGATTTAGCCTTGCCACCAGGCCTGTCAGGTGATCATCCGGTATTCTACGTTTCAATGCTGAAGAGGTACCATTCAGATGGGTCTTATATCATTTGTTGGGATTCTATTTTGCTTGATGAAAATCTATTTTATGGGGAGGAGCCTATAGCaattttggataggcaggtgAGAAAGTTAAGTTCTAAGGAGATAGCTTCTATTAAAGTACAATGGAAGCActgtcctgttgaggaggccacaTGGGAGACCGAATTCGATATGCATTCTGGATATCCTTAG